Proteins encoded by one window of Phycisphaeraceae bacterium:
- the serC gene encoding 3-phosphoserine/phosphohydroxythreonine transaminase, whose amino-acid sequence MSKRVFNFSAGPACLPPSVIKQAQADIVDIFGSGIGILEHSHRGKVFDRITHETEAACRQIANIPDSYAVFWMQGGATSQCYFVPANLLPADRTADYFETGKWAEDSIAEAPLYGTCHICASSKASKYDHIPGTAETKYSSNPAYVHFTANNTIMGTEFRSEPAVPAGSFLVCDASSNIFSRPIDVTKYGLIYAGAQKNLGPAGITLVIARKDLIASPPRELPKMMQYRLHAEKEGRYNTPPTFAVYLMGQVFKWILAEGGLKAMEEINREKAAVLYDFLDSQDFYIPHARKDSRSMMNFTFKCPTPELDALFTRQAEARGLDSLSGHRFIGGMRASMYNAFPKEGAVALVEFMKEFARQHAATASR is encoded by the coding sequence ATGAGCAAGCGTGTGTTCAACTTCTCGGCCGGCCCCGCGTGTCTGCCGCCCAGCGTCATCAAGCAGGCCCAGGCCGACATTGTCGATATCTTCGGCTCGGGCATCGGCATTCTCGAGCACAGCCATCGCGGCAAGGTCTTCGATCGCATCACGCACGAGACCGAGGCCGCCTGCCGCCAGATCGCCAATATCCCCGACTCCTACGCGGTGTTCTGGATGCAGGGCGGCGCGACGAGCCAGTGCTACTTTGTGCCCGCCAATCTGCTCCCGGCCGATCGCACGGCCGACTATTTCGAGACCGGCAAGTGGGCGGAAGACTCGATCGCCGAGGCGCCGCTCTATGGCACCTGCCACATCTGCGCTTCGAGCAAGGCGAGCAAGTACGACCACATCCCGGGCACCGCCGAGACGAAGTATTCGTCGAACCCTGCGTATGTTCATTTCACCGCCAACAACACGATCATGGGCACGGAGTTCCGGTCCGAGCCTGCGGTGCCCGCGGGTTCGTTCCTGGTGTGCGATGCGTCGAGCAATATCTTCAGCAGGCCGATCGATGTCACGAAGTACGGCCTGATCTACGCCGGAGCGCAGAAGAACCTGGGCCCGGCGGGCATCACGCTGGTCATTGCCCGCAAGGATCTGATCGCCAGCCCCCCCCGCGAGCTGCCGAAGATGATGCAATATCGCCTGCATGCCGAAAAGGAAGGCCGCTACAACACGCCCCCGACCTTTGCGGTGTATCTCATGGGTCAGGTCTTCAAGTGGATCCTGGCCGAGGGCGGTCTGAAGGCGATGGAGGAGATCAACCGCGAGAAGGCGGCGGTTCTCTACGACTTCCTCGACAGCCAGGACTTTTATATCCCGCACGCCCGCAAGGATTCGCGCAGCATGATGAATTTTACATTCAAGTGCCCGACCCCGGAGCTTGACGCATTGTTCACCAGGCAGGCCGAGGCCCGCGGGCTTGACAGTCTTTCCGGGCATCGCTTCATCGGCGGCATGCGCGCGAGCATGTACAACGCCTTCCCGAAAGAAGGCGCGGTCGCGCTGGTCGAGTTCATGAAAGAGTTCGCGCGCCAGCACGCGGCAACGGCCAGCCGCTAG
- a CDS encoding DUF1559 domain-containing protein, translating to MRTADRGTRVGFTLVELLVVIAIIALLIGILLPALSKARRAARTSVCTSNLRQLGVGTASFAASRSDRFPALSWRGSSSPQPTPDADLRFAGSDRDAVRFEAVHIMRQQVPGVLISPSSGGTNWYPHLWFTHLTMLDEIGAERGEALVAICPDDRDQWERLDTPWESMGLTTRFRRFESTYETASVTFSVDQSGGALDPIHQHMDNPWTFQREPRYLTTRRLSDVVFASQKAHMFDSYDRHSSSKIMFYADARASQPILFVDGSVRTVATSETNPGFQPRTPASPGPTIMREITPGVGTQEFIGHYRWTRGGLRGLDIGGQEIDTGQGTQP from the coding sequence ATGCGTACCGCCGATCGAGGAACACGAGTCGGGTTCACGCTGGTTGAATTGCTGGTGGTGATCGCCATCATCGCGCTCCTGATCGGCATCCTGCTCCCCGCGCTGTCCAAAGCCAGGCGTGCCGCCCGCACGAGTGTCTGCACGAGCAACCTGCGTCAGCTCGGAGTGGGGACGGCTTCATTCGCGGCGTCGCGTAGCGACAGGTTCCCGGCGCTTTCCTGGAGAGGTAGTTCCAGCCCCCAGCCTACGCCCGACGCCGATCTGCGCTTTGCGGGCAGTGATCGTGATGCAGTGCGCTTCGAAGCCGTGCACATCATGCGACAGCAGGTGCCCGGCGTGCTCATATCACCGTCAAGTGGCGGGACCAACTGGTATCCGCACCTCTGGTTCACTCATCTGACGATGCTCGATGAGATCGGAGCAGAGCGGGGAGAGGCTCTGGTGGCAATCTGCCCCGACGACCGGGACCAGTGGGAGCGACTCGACACGCCGTGGGAGTCGATGGGATTGACAACCCGCTTTCGTCGCTTCGAGAGTACCTACGAAACAGCCTCCGTGACGTTCTCTGTCGATCAAAGCGGGGGCGCCCTCGATCCCATTCATCAGCACATGGATAATCCGTGGACATTCCAGCGCGAGCCTCGATACCTGACAACGCGCCGCTTGAGCGACGTGGTCTTTGCCAGCCAGAAGGCTCACATGTTCGATTCATACGATCGACACTCTTCGAGCAAGATCATGTTCTACGCCGATGCTCGCGCGTCTCAGCCGATTCTTTTCGTCGATGGCTCGGTTCGTACCGTGGCAACATCCGAGACCAATCCCGGGTTCCAGCCTCGAACCCCCGCTTCCCCCGGGCCGACGATCATGCGCGAGATCACTCCCGGCGTCGGGACCCAGGAGTTCATCGGGCACTACCGCTGGACGCGAGGGGGCCTGCGCGGGCTCGATATCGGGGGGCAGGAGATCGACACCGGACAGGGCACGCAGCCCTGA